The DNA sequence GATAACGAGCAATGAAAGAACGGAAATGGAAACCGCGATTCTACCTAAGAATTTGCCGTGCCTCATCTTATCCCCACGTTATCTCATAAAATTATTGCATGTTATACACTCTCTAATTGCGACAATACCATTTTATAAGTACAAAAGTATTGCGTGACAATGTGAATTGTCGTATTGACAATACTAAAAGAAGATTTTTGTTGCAACGCTCCACGGGTATTGAGTGCCTTATGGTTTTGTTTTACTAACTGTTTTAAACAGTGTCATTGAATGTAAATGTATGTTGCCTTACCGGTTTCGCACCTGCCGGGGAAATTGTTATGGGGCTATGTGAACTTTTCCCGAACCTCTACTATACGGTCAGGGTTTGGAACTTGGACGGGAATAGACTGTTGAACTTGGTATGAGGTTTGAAGTTCGGTATCATATCGTCGAAATTGAAATTGTCGTGAAGCGCAAATGGTGAGATGCATGCGGCAGCCGTCTGGAATCACCGAAACCACGAGGAATGAACGTATGAAAAAGATTTTTCCTGCCACTGCGATCGGTGCATTGGTGCTGCTGATCATCGGTACATTTGCCGATTTGCGCATTGATCAGGCGTTGTATATGCCTGGCAACGGCTTCTCGGCCTTCTTTGAGCGTTTGGCTCCGATCGTCGGCGCGACCGTCCTGATGATCGGTGCGGCGCTTGTCTTTTGGACCTACAAATTCGTCAGGGAAAACCTTGCCAAACTGGTGCTTTCAGGGCTTGTCTACCTTGGCTCGACGCTTGTAGGGCTTGCGCTTTGCTATAAATATTGCCACTTGTTCGGCGTGGCCTATGGCGTCATCGTTGCTGTTCTCATCGCCTGCATCGTCTACAAGATTCCTGACGAATTGAAGCGGCAGTACCGCTGGGCCGGCATCGCCATCGTAGTGGTGTTCCTTTGCTCGATGGGCTTGCTGGAAGTACTCAAGGTCTTCTGGGGCCGTGTCCGTTTCCGCTCGATGCAAGGTCATTTCGACCTCTTTACGCCTTGGTACCATCCCAACGGCAAGCACTATCTCGCCGCCGTCGGGGGCGTGGCCGAGGAGATCAAATCCTTCCCCTCCGGACATTCTCAGTGGGCCGGCACCGCCCTGTCGCTCTGCCTGCTCGCGTTGGTGAACCCTCGTTGGAAAAACAAGGAAAGCATGGTCTATGGCGTCGCACTGGTCTATGCGCTGGTGGTCATGTTCAGTCGCATGATGCAGGGTGCCCATTTCCTCTCCGACGTCACCGTCGGTTTCGCTCTTCCGTTCCTTGGGCTTTGGTTGGCGCGTTACCTGTTACTCAAGCAATTGTCTCAGCACTATCCGCAGCAATACGAACTCGCGTGATTTCGTATCAGAAACCTTAATATTATTTCACCGCAGAAACGTAGACCTTGTGGCTGCGGGGAAATTCACGCTTGAACGCCTGCTTGACGGCGTGCTTGCATTCGCGGGTGGCCTCAGAATCGATGGCAACATCGAAGGTGGCTCTTTCATCTCGATAGCCCTGTTCGTGCAACATGACAGTGCCATTTTCATGTTCGAGGCTAAGCGAGCGGTCCTTTTTCGCCGTCAAAAACGTGAGCTTTCTATACTCAGATTTCGCCGTCGCTGCGTTCTCCATCATGTTCAGCGCCTGTTTGACGGGAATCAGTCGCATAGTCCGGCCTCTTTCAGATTATGCTCCAGCAGATGCGTGAACTCGTCCTTCTGCAATGTCGAAGAGATGAAGAGCACGGTGATGTTCGCATGGTTTTCTTCATTGGCTGTATCGCTGCTTTTGCAGGAGTTGTCCGCGTTATCAACAACAAACGCGACGCGCGCCGAGCCGGTACGTTTGAGGTTGATCCGGCATTCGTAGACGCATTGCCCGTCGACCCTCGCCGACACCGCACGTTTGACTTTCGACATCCCGGTTTCCAGCTGCAGATTCAGCGCGTTTTCGATGCAGGTTTTGATAGTTTTCTCGTCGTCGCAATGCTTCTTGAAAAACTGCTTGCATCCGGAACGCTCATACTTCACGTCCATCACATCACGACCCAATGCTTTACTCGATACCTGTTTTCAGCATAAGGAATTGGCTGACATTTCATTCAATTGTATGCTCGCGTTGGTTGTTGCCAATTGTCTTCGCTGGCATCAATTGTGTGCTTGCTAAGTTGGCCGCTGAAAATTTGTATGGGCCGCCAGCCGAAACCAACGACCCATACAAATCAATCCAATAATTAGGACGAAATGAAAGACGCCCTGCCGTTGAAGCCCAACGAGACGAAGCTTTGAAGACCCGGGCAAGTGCCCCGAAGTGAACCGGCTTCAATCGACATTTCGAGCGTATCACGGTCCTTTTGAATCCACAACTTTTCTCAAGGTTTCTCGATTTTGATATCAAGAAATCTTGATTTTTCCTTGATATTGCCGTTTTAATTTGCAATTCATTTCTCGATGTGTCACGTTGGTTATGCCGCGCGTATGCGGCGGGCAATCCCTGAACCGGAGAACCAGAAACGTACGTGCGACCGGCTTGGACCAAAAGGTCGGCTGAAATCTAATAAAGAAGGGAGCCAGAAATGGCACCTGATGATGAAAACAAGCCCGGGGACTCCGGGCTCTGCTGGCTCGTGACAACGGTGTTGCTCGCGATCGTGCGCAAGGTTGGTTCACTTGTGGCTGCGGCAATTCTGCTGATCTGTCTGTTGTACGCAATCAGCAGGATGGGGTAGTGCCAGCACCTCGCTGCCTCTAACGGGGTAGCGGGGCCGGATGATCCGGCAGTCGAGCAATCTGCTGCCGGATTTTTGTACCGTTGCTGTTCGGTCTTGTGTCTATTGTTTTGTATTTTTCTAATGGAATCCGAGCGATACCTATATATGCGCATGGCCTACTGGCAGGCCGTCCGAACCCCTGTGTGTGCTGTCGGCGTGGAGCTGACGTGCCCCGTTGACATAATGGAATCAATCTCTTGATCCTGCGGTGCAAGCTATTGCCGCCGCATGCACGAAATATAAAAGGAGCGAAATGCCAGGAGCGAATCTCACACGTGTCGAAGCCGAAGAGCGCAAGTCCGTTATCACCGGGCCGGTCAGCTATCAGGTCGATCTCGATTTGACGAAAGGGCCGAAGAATTTCCCGTCGGTTTCCGTTATCACGTTTGACGCGAAGGCGGGTGCTTCAAGCTTTGCTGATCTCATCGCCGACGAGGTCGGCGACATCGAGTTGAACGGTGAAACGCTTGACCCGAAAAAGTATTACGTTGATAATCGTATCGAACTGCAGAATCTAAAGGAACACAACACCCTCAAGGTCGTATCCTCCTGCCAGTATTCGACCACCGGCGAAGGCCTGCACCGCTCTGTCGACCCCGCCGACGGCAACGTTTACCTCTACTCCCAGTTCGAGGTGCCGGACGCCCGTCGCGTCTACGCCGTTTTCGATCAGCCCGACATCAAGGCGACGTTCGATTTCGAGGTCACTGCGCCGCAATCGTGGTTGGTCACTTCCAATATGCCGGTCAAGTCCACCGAGGATCTCGACGCAATGACCGCCGAAGGAACGCTGGGCACGCACCCCGCCGAAACCACCAAGCGCTGGGTTTTTGAAACCACGCCGAAGATGAGCTCCTACCTCACCGCCATTTGCGCCGGTCCGTACGCGCAGTGGCACACCACATACGCCAACGAAGACGGCCGCACCATTCCGATGGCACAATATTGCCGCCAGTCGCTCAAGGACGATTTCGACAAAGATGCCGAGTACCTCTTCGACATCACCAAGAAGGGCTTCGCCTTCTACGCCAAGACCTGGGGCGTGCCCTACCCGTACGCCAAGTTCGACCAGATCTACGTGCCGGAATACAACGCCGGCGCGATGGAGAACATCGGTATGGTCACCATCCGCGACTCCTACGTCTTCGGCTCCAAGGTCACCGACGCGCTGGCCGAGCGCCGCGTGGTCACCGTGCTCCACGAGCTTGCGCACATGTGGTTCGGCGACTTGGTGACGATGAAGTGGTGGAATGATTTGTGGCTGAACGAATCCTTCGCCGAGTTCATGTCGACCCTCTCGACCGCCGAAGCTACGGAATGGAAGGATTCCTGGGCCACGTTCACTTCCGGCGAGAAGAGCTGGGCCTTGACGCAGGACCAGCTGCCGACCACCCACCCCATCACCGCGCCGATCAACGACCTGCACGATACCGAAGTCAACTTCGACGGCATCACTTATGCCAAGGGCGGCTCCGTATTGAAGCAGCTCGTGGCCTACGTCGGGCGCGACAAGTTCTTCAAGGGCATCAACAGCTACCTCAACAAGCACGCGTATTCCAACGCCACCCTGAACGACCTGCTGGTCGAGCTCGAAGCAGCGAGCGGCCGCGACCTGAAGGCGTGGAGCAAGCAGTGGCTTGAGGAGGCTGGAATCAATACGATTGCCGCTTTGGTTGAAGAAGCTGGCGGCGGCACTATCAAGTCGCTGACTTTGACGCAAACCGCGCCGGCCGAGCACCCTGTGCTGCGCGTCCATCGCATGGCCATCGGCTTCTACAACCGCGACGCCGCAACCGGCAAGGTGGTACGCACCGACCAGATCGAGCTCGACGTCGACGGCGAAACCACCATTGCCACCGAAGCCGCCGGCAAGAAGCGTCCCGACTTCATCCTCCTGAACGATGACGACCTGACCTATACCAAGCTGCGCTTCGACGACAAGTCGCGCGAGTTCGCCGCCGACCACCTCTTCGAGTTCGACGACGCTTTGGCGCGCGCCGTGGTCTGGCTGGCGTTCTGGGACATGACCCGCGACGCCGAATTCCCGGCCGAGCGCTTCATCGACCTGAGCCTGAAGATGCTTTCGACCGAGCACGAGTCCACCACGTTCCGCTACGCGTTGAGCTGCCTCAAGACCACGGCCAAGCACTACGTCGCGCCCGCACGCCGCGAGGCCGTCGACAAGCACGTCGCCGAAGGTCTGTGGAACCTGGCCAATGAGGCCAAGGCCGGCAGCGACGAGCAGTTCCAGCTGGTCACCGCTTATTTGGGTTACGGCGAAATCGGCGATGCTCCGTTCATTTCGAACGTCAAAGGCTTGCTTTCCGGATCACTCAAACTCAAAGGTCTCGAAATCGACAACAACATGCGCTGGGCGCTGGTCAAGGCACTCGCTGCCGTCGGCGAGATGGACGACGAGGCGATTGACTCGGAATTGAAGCTCCGCGACACCACCGACAACCGCGAGTTCGCCTACGGCGCGCGTGCCTCTGTGCCGACCGCCGAGGCCAAGGCATGGGCTTGGGATGCTTCCATTCACGACCTGAACCTTACCAATTCGCAGCTCACCGCAGCGGCGCTCGGCTTCTCGACGAACCTCACCGACAAGTTGGCCGAACCGTATACCACAAAGTATTACGACACCGTCGACTGGATCTGGGAAAACCGCACCTTCCATATGGCCGAAACGCTTCTGGACGACCTCTATCCTGCTTATGCCGACCCAGCCGAGCTGGTGAATTTGGGCGACGAATGGTTGGATTCCCACAAGGACGCCGCCCGCGCTCTGCGCAACATCGTCATCGCCAACGTCGAATCTTCCCGCCGCGCCCTAAAGGTCAGCGCCTACAACGCCAGCCTGTAAAGCCTAGTTGCCAGAAGGTTCTTAAAGCGATAAAGGGGGTTGACGATCGTCGTCAACCCCCTTTGCGAACCCTGGCGAATCATCGCATTGTGATTTTTTATCACCGAAAGCAATGAAATCTTGCAACGCCAGATTGCAAGAAATGCCAAAATCTTGCCGCGCGAGATTGCAAGGAATAGCGAATCTTCACACGACAGGTTGCAAGGAATAACTAAAAACTTGTATATCTACGTTGCAAGAAATAGGTATTTTTTTGTATAGCTACTATACAAGTGCAACGTTTTCCTTAATTTATCTCGGTTTAACTGACGGTTTGCCGAGTATATTTGAGCGTTAATCCAGAATCGCCAAATGCGACGAAATCGGGCAGTGTTGTGGTGGGCGCGGCATCTGCAAAATCCGTTGAGTAAGATTGAACACAGTAATATTCACGCAGACGGAGGATATAATATCATGCCCAATATGTTTGGAACCGATGGCGTTCGCGGATTGGCGAACAGGGATTTGACCGCAAGGCTGGCGCTTGACCTGGGTGATGCAGCCGTACGCGTATTGGGTGATTCCTCAGGCACTGAAGAAGAACACAAGGAAGGTCGTCGTCGCGCGCTGATTGGACGTGACACCCGCGTTTCCGGCGATTTCTTGGCATCGGCGCTTGCGGCAGGCATGAGCGCAGGCGGTTTTGACGTCATCGATGCCGGCATCATCCCGACACCGGGCATTGCATATCTGACCGATCAGCTCAATGTGGAGATGGGCGCGGTCATTTCCGCCTCGCATAACCCGATGCCCGACAATGGCATTAAATTCTTCGCCCGTGGCGGTTTCAAACTTCCCGATACGAAGGAAGACGAGATTGAAGCGGTGCTCGGCAAGGACTGGGAACGCCCGATCGGTGCCGGCGTCGGTCGCGTGAGTCACGATCCCACCACGGCAACGAACATGTATATTGACCATCTGGTTTCCACAATTGCTCCCGTCGCGCCCGACAAGACCCAGCCCAAGCCGCTTAAGGGGCTCAAGATCGTGATGGATTGCGCCAATGGCGCGACTTCGGTGGTTGCCCCTGAGGCCTTGCGCCGTGTGGGTGCCGAGGTGCTGGTCATCAACGCTTCGCCGGATGGCTATAACATCAATAAGAAGGCCGGTTCCACTCATCCTGAGCAGCTGCAGGCCATGGTCAAGGCCACCGACGCGGTCATGGGCGTGGCGTTCGACGGTGACGCCGACCGCTGCCTCGCTGTGGACGAGGACGGCAACATGGTCAACGGCGATCAAGTGATGGGCATTCTTGCGCGTGCCAAGAAGCGTGAGGGCAAGCTCAACCACGATACGTTGGTGGTCACCGTGATGAGCAATCTCGGCCTCAAGTTGGCGCTGAAAGACATGGGCATTTCGACGGTGCAGACCAACGTCGGCGATCGTTACGTTCTCGAGGAAATGCTGAAGGGCGACTATTCGCTTGGTGGCGAGCAGTCCGGCCACGTCATCAACCGCGAATTCGCCACCACCGGCGACGGCACGCTGACCGCGCTGACGCTGTGCAATGAGGTCGTCAAGTCCGGCAAGTCGCTGAAAGAGCTGGCCGCCGACTTCCCGCAACTGCCGCAGCAGCTCATCAACGTTCCCGACGTCGACAAGAAGGCCGCCCCCACCAACGCCAAGGTGCAGGATGCGGTGGCCCGCGAGGAGAAGCTGCTCGGCGACACCGGCCGCGTGCTGCTTCGCCCCAGCGGCACTGAACCGCTGGTCCGCGTGATGGTCGAGGCCGAAACGCAGCAGCAGGCCGACGAGGTCTGCCAGCGTCTGGCCGAAGTGGTCGCGCAGGAGCTTGCCATCTGATGTTCTCGCGCAATTCCAAAGTCGATACAGAACTGAACCATGCCGTCGAACAGCTGATCAAAACCGGCGGTAAGGAAAAGATCCTTCCCATCGTGCAGATGGGGGAACCCGTGTTGCGCCAAAATGCCGCCGAATATGACGGCCAGCTGAGCAAACGGACGCTGTCCAAGCTCATCGAGGCCATGCATGTGACGATGCTCGAGGCACCGGGCGTCGGTTTGGCCGCCCCGCAAATCGGCTTGGGATTGCGCATCGCCGTGGTCGAGGACCATGTGCGTGTCGGTGGCAGAGGGGTCGACGACAATCCGGAAGGTCACGTCGGCAACAAAAACGATCAGGATTCGTCGGATCAAGATAACGGCTCCGGTGACGGCGGCGAAAATGAAGGCATGATCGACGACACGAACGACCCGCGCGAAATCGCCGAATTCCCGTTCCGTGCCATCATCAACCCGACCTACGAACCCATCGGTACCGAGCAGCGCAGCTTCTACGAAGGTTGTTTGAGCTTTGCCGGTTACCAGGCCGTTCGCCATCGTTGGCTTGACATCACCGCCCGTTGGCAGGACGAGGACGGCAACAGGCATGAGGAATATCTGCATGGCTGGCCCGCGCGTATTTTCCAGCATGAGACGGATCATCTGAGCGGCGAGGTCTACATTGACCAGGCCGAAATCCGCTCCCTTGCCACCGACGAAAACCTCGAGGATTACTGGTGCAAGGATCCGGTTCCCACCGATGCCGCCAAAGAACTTGGTTTCAAGCTCGCCTGAGGTTGGTTGAGTTGTCGGTTAATCGACTCGTATTTTTAGGAACGCGGCAAAACCTGGAATTAGGTTTTGCCGCGTTCCTATGCCCTATGCGGTCCCGTTGTGTTTTCGTTCCCCATAAATGGTAAGTGCTTCATGCC is a window from the Bifidobacterium sp. ESL0745 genome containing:
- a CDS encoding phosphatase PAP2 family protein produces the protein MKKIFPATAIGALVLLIIGTFADLRIDQALYMPGNGFSAFFERLAPIVGATVLMIGAALVFWTYKFVRENLAKLVLSGLVYLGSTLVGLALCYKYCHLFGVAYGVIVAVLIACIVYKIPDELKRQYRWAGIAIVVVFLCSMGLLEVLKVFWGRVRFRSMQGHFDLFTPWYHPNGKHYLAAVGGVAEEIKSFPSGHSQWAGTALSLCLLALVNPRWKNKESMVYGVALVYALVVMFSRMMQGAHFLSDVTVGFALPFLGLWLARYLLLKQLSQHYPQQYELA
- the pepN gene encoding aminopeptidase N, encoding MPGANLTRVEAEERKSVITGPVSYQVDLDLTKGPKNFPSVSVITFDAKAGASSFADLIADEVGDIELNGETLDPKKYYVDNRIELQNLKEHNTLKVVSSCQYSTTGEGLHRSVDPADGNVYLYSQFEVPDARRVYAVFDQPDIKATFDFEVTAPQSWLVTSNMPVKSTEDLDAMTAEGTLGTHPAETTKRWVFETTPKMSSYLTAICAGPYAQWHTTYANEDGRTIPMAQYCRQSLKDDFDKDAEYLFDITKKGFAFYAKTWGVPYPYAKFDQIYVPEYNAGAMENIGMVTIRDSYVFGSKVTDALAERRVVTVLHELAHMWFGDLVTMKWWNDLWLNESFAEFMSTLSTAEATEWKDSWATFTSGEKSWALTQDQLPTTHPITAPINDLHDTEVNFDGITYAKGGSVLKQLVAYVGRDKFFKGINSYLNKHAYSNATLNDLLVELEAASGRDLKAWSKQWLEEAGINTIAALVEEAGGGTIKSLTLTQTAPAEHPVLRVHRMAIGFYNRDAATGKVVRTDQIELDVDGETTIATEAAGKKRPDFILLNDDDLTYTKLRFDDKSREFAADHLFEFDDALARAVVWLAFWDMTRDAEFPAERFIDLSLKMLSTEHESTTFRYALSCLKTTAKHYVAPARREAVDKHVAEGLWNLANEAKAGSDEQFQLVTAYLGYGEIGDAPFISNVKGLLSGSLKLKGLEIDNNMRWALVKALAAVGEMDDEAIDSELKLRDTTDNREFAYGARASVPTAEAKAWAWDASIHDLNLTNSQLTAAALGFSTNLTDKLAEPYTTKYYDTVDWIWENRTFHMAETLLDDLYPAYADPAELVNLGDEWLDSHKDAARALRNIVIANVESSRRALKVSAYNASL
- the glmM gene encoding phosphoglucosamine mutase; the encoded protein is MPNMFGTDGVRGLANRDLTARLALDLGDAAVRVLGDSSGTEEEHKEGRRRALIGRDTRVSGDFLASALAAGMSAGGFDVIDAGIIPTPGIAYLTDQLNVEMGAVISASHNPMPDNGIKFFARGGFKLPDTKEDEIEAVLGKDWERPIGAGVGRVSHDPTTATNMYIDHLVSTIAPVAPDKTQPKPLKGLKIVMDCANGATSVVAPEALRRVGAEVLVINASPDGYNINKKAGSTHPEQLQAMVKATDAVMGVAFDGDADRCLAVDEDGNMVNGDQVMGILARAKKREGKLNHDTLVVTVMSNLGLKLALKDMGISTVQTNVGDRYVLEEMLKGDYSLGGEQSGHVINREFATTGDGTLTALTLCNEVVKSGKSLKELAADFPQLPQQLINVPDVDKKAAPTNAKVQDAVAREEKLLGDTGRVLLRPSGTEPLVRVMVEAETQQQADEVCQRLAEVVAQELAI
- a CDS encoding peptide deformylase; protein product: MFSRNSKVDTELNHAVEQLIKTGGKEKILPIVQMGEPVLRQNAAEYDGQLSKRTLSKLIEAMHVTMLEAPGVGLAAPQIGLGLRIAVVEDHVRVGGRGVDDNPEGHVGNKNDQDSSDQDNGSGDGGENEGMIDDTNDPREIAEFPFRAIINPTYEPIGTEQRSFYEGCLSFAGYQAVRHRWLDITARWQDEDGNRHEEYLHGWPARIFQHETDHLSGEVYIDQAEIRSLATDENLEDYWCKDPVPTDAAKELGFKLA